agggtatatgccgagctagtatttttcccatactgataaacctccggtgacctgttattgtgagttttttttccattttatacggttccttttacagcaacgatgttgtaatgtaagtaaaatacattcagttgaaTAAACGttggcattcatttaattgttcaagcgtaaaacgcgACAAAAAGATGTTAACTCGCACGCgactgtcagaatcggcaggctagcgcagaagctccattgaatataatggggtaaaataaatgctcatatgataaagacatggcgggggaaatgttatttaatgcagtgcttcgtgtacaatttgagacccactttatatcagatatcactcagctagtggagatcgctgatttaaaaaaaaaaaaagcttacctTAAATGCGCCCATTTTTGCATCAGCATACAattgaccggaagcgcttaacccaggttactggcaaattcaaagtcctattggcatgcttcggcatataccctatgcACTGTACTACTCGGACGTGGGAGTGTGAGGctctaaataaatatagaaacaaTTAACAGTGCGGGCTGATAAATGATAAAGTATATTACACCAATGTTGGAGAAATAGGAAAATATAGCAAATGAAACAAGAAAGAGGCTGTCTGGCAATCATCAGAAGCCAGTCcaaaaaatacaatgcaaaattGTTCTAGCCATCAACCAACGATGGCACACCGGCCTCTAATCATTTCAGTTTAGCATGTTCTTATTCCCCCAACACGGgtggtttatttcattatttatcagCTTGCACTATTAAttagttgtgtatttatttatgcagggatttgtggatgtatgtgcttatttatttatttattgttttatttatgcagggatttatggatagattcgttgattttctttttcggcttagtccctttattaatcaggggtgtccacagcggaatgacccgccaacttatccagcatatgttttacgcagctgcaacccatcactgcatgggaaacatccatacacaggcattcacacacatagactatggccaattttagcttacccagttcacctctaGCGCATGACTTTTGGGCTTGTGGGGAAACCTACGCAATcatggggagaagatgcaaactccagacagaaatgccacctgaccctgCAAAGATTTGCTTACGTATCCCTTTAtttaacaggtttttttttcttcttcttcttcattgtTTTGGCAGGTTTGGTCCACCATAGCTTGTGGTCAACGATGACAAAATGTACAAGTGTAAAAGAGAAAAATGTTCCCAGGAGCCGCTGGCTGCAATGGTCCGAATTGTTATTGCCAATCTTCATTGCCAATTGATATGGGTTGTTTTGGTTCAAATTTGGAATTTCCCCAGGCAGCAGCCCCAGGATACGTAAACTAGCTGCTTCGCCGACTGTGTTTTATGTTGACGATAGGAGCGCTGTTTCTCCTCGACGGTGGGCCTCATTTTCAACTGTCGCCTAGACTGCAAGCGTAGACTCTACACAGCTCTTCGAGCAACGTGCTGTCATTTTGCTCGTTGAAATCTTTGTTTTCATTGTATTTGTAGCCGTTTTAAAGGGCAAAGTGCGCTTCCCACAATGCATTGCGGTAACGAAAGACCAATCAAGGGGATTGCTGCGTTCCACGCGTGTCTTTTCCGCTCTCTGCGTGGACATAATGTCGAGAACGCcaaacaatagggtatatgccgagctagtatttttcccatactgataaacctccggtgacctgttattgtgagttttttttttccattttatacggttccttttacagcaacgatgttgtaatgtaagtaaaatacattcagttgaaTAAACGttggcattcatttaattgttcaagcgtaaaacgcgACAAAAAGATGTTAACTCGCACGCgactgtcagaatcggcaggctagcgcagaagctccattgaatataatggggtaaaataaatgctcatatgataaagacatggcgggggaaatgttatttaatgcagtgcttcgtgtacaatttgagacccactttatatcagatatcactcagctagtgaagatcgctgatttaaaaaaaaaaaaaaaaaaagcttacctTAAATGCGCCCATTTTTGCATCAGCATACAattgaccggaagcgcttaacccaggttgctggcaaattcaaagtcctattggcatgcttcggcatataccctatgcACTGTACTACTCGGACGTGGGAGTGTGAGGctctaaataaatatagaaacaaTTAACAGTGCGGGCTGATAAATGATAAAGTATATTACACCAATGTTGGAGAAATAGGAAAATATAGAAAATGAAACAAGAAAGAGGCTGTCTGGCAATCATCAGTAGCCAGTCCAAAAAATACATTGCAAAATTGTTCTAGCCATCAACCAACGATGGCACACCGGCCTCTAATCATTTCAGTTTAGCATGTTCTTATTCCCCCAACACGGGTGtagtttatttcattatttatcagCTTGCACTATTAAttagttgtgtatttatttatgcagggatctgtggatttttttaatttatttattgttttatttatttattgttttatttgtgcagaGATTTATGGATAGAttcgttgattttctttttcggcttagtccctttataaatcaggggtgtccacagcggaatgacccgccaacttatccagcatactttttttcttttctcggTTCTTTCAACGTGCATTCGTGTCATATAAAACGCATGCATGTCATTTgagtttttgtaataaaaaaagatttgtattaaAACCATTTGTGTAAAATTTTCCTTGTAGACGATTTGTGTATaatattccttttttaaaatttgtattacatGTTGGATTTTTCGATAGCGACCTAGCAAGCAGttgatctgtttttatgtttgtttttatatatttacttttcaTCATTGCCAtaaatcaaagttacgaattgccgtgagattgtgttggaattccACTgcatatcatattttgtatgactcTGTATGTGACAAATAGCATTCGAATTTGAATATAAATGAGCACCAGAAAATCTTTTATTGAGAACAACATGGTTCCAAGTATTGCTAAAATACTCTTGACTTTTCCACCTGAAAGACCATTTTTATAAATCTGAACATGagcatggaaaaaaatatatattctatgATCACATCTGTGTGTATGCTCAAGTTATCAATGAGGCCCCCTGTCCATTAGCACAAATATTTATCCATCAAttatgaatcatcagctaagccATTATTGATTTCCCCAGAGCACTGACCACCATCAGCAGTCGCATAGCTCTGCGTTTCTGGGCTTCAGAAACAAAACAAGCCGTTCCCCTTAATTCTCTTTGAATTACACTGCACCGCCTGCCCACCTCCAGgcctgtttgtttttaaatcccATCTGTGGTGAAAGCAGGGCCACATGGTCGCCTGTTGCCGCACACAGAGGGTTAATAAACTCCAAGCATTGTTCAGTTCAGCTCAGCTTGTTAATTTGGGCTAGAAAAATACCTCTAACTTCCACAACACattagtcgaaataaaacaagcCAAAGCCGCATGTTGTTTGAAATGTCAACGGGTCGAATGGAAACTGACGGGGCTAATAACAGATCACGAGCCACGGGCAGGCGGCCCGTCGTTTATGCAGTTGCTGTAATAGAGACTCTTGATTTCTCAAGGCATAAGCCTCATACAGTCCCAAGACAGCTGTTTCTGTAGAACTGCAAAGCTTGGCTGAACGCTGACCTTCCTCTGGCTGCTGACCCACCAGGCACGCCAATGAGTTTCCAATGAGCATCACTGCTGAAAACCTAGAAATCAAGCTGAAGCTATAGTTTCTCTTGATCAATGCATGCACAAGAATGCAACTAATGAAATTAGGGATTCTGAATTTACATATAAATGGCTCCATTGTACATTTGGAGACGCTGAAGCTGGGCAACTTCAAGTAAAGTCAAAGAATGAACTGTTGTGACGTCATTCTGAACCAAATCAGGCCAAAAATCAGGCCATTGTGCAGTTTGAAACAGTTTGTCATTTAGAAAGGTAAAGACTTTTAAATAATCATTGGCATATGATGATTACATAGAAGATAGGTGTGGCTTTGAAGGTATGGAAATCTCTCATTCATTTCTATTGTCCAAGTCTTGAAGTTCAGTAAAGATCGGTTAATGGAATAGTCTTTATATTTTGTAATAGTTTCCCCTCACAATTAATCAAATAACCAATAATCCAATAgcctaaagttttttttatttagtttaaattcaTTTGAAACTATTGTTTGAGTTAATTTTCTATTTACTGATTGGAGATCTAATCAGGTGATTGTGTCATGTGAATGCCACAATGCATTGGTGCATGTGtgctgtttttaatatataaGCCATGTTAATAAGGTCTTACAAacttttttcacagttttttaagCGCCTTGGAGTGatgatttgattttaaaagacTCCCATATCCAAAGAGCACCGATACACCCCTTCTGATACACACAACTTACCCCTGTACTACTGTAGGTTTTTGAGCTCCTCTAGTTTATcggctttcattcattcattttcttttcggctgggtccctttattaatccagggttgccacagcagaatgatccgccaacttatccagcacatgtttttacgcagcggatgcccttccagccgcaacccatctgggaaacatccatacacagtcactcacacactatggacaatttagacttcccaattcacctgtaccgcatgtctttggactgtgagggaaaccggagcacccggaggaaacctacgcgaaggCAGgaagaacctgcaaactccacacagaaacgccaactgacccagccgaggctcgaaccagcaaccttcttgctgtgaggcgacagcactacctaccacGCCACTGCCTCACCCTTTATTGGCtttgttcagttttttaaatCAGATGCCCACAGGTAAAATAAACATCGAAGAGCTGCTTTATAGTAGAAAATGGAGCGTAATTctaattgaaaacaaaacaccTGTGTTTGTTTAATGCTGAATAATTAGATGTGATTTGTTTAATACTGAATACTTGTTTAATACTTAatactttgtttgtttaaaaacagtgctcagcatatataagtacacccctcgcAAATCtatgttttaaacttatatttttaataggaagctatacaattaTTATACaggtatttgtgcatatacattagattagtcagtactgaagccacatctggagcttatctaacaaaatgatttacgataacgatccaaaaatgagtacacccaaatgtatgttagagaacaataataaatacaaatttaaaagaagaaaaatcaagaagtaatttttttttgtttagttgagACTTtgaatgttgtattttttttatttttttgcaatattttcttgaatttaattgtattatctttcaatttctaaagatgtccggtgactaaaatattattttaataaatatatctgttttgtttaaaatgcagaaaaaatacattgcctatattccctgagaaatggattaaaatattcattttcaaaatgggctatactcaattatgctgagcaatgTAACTGAATAATCTCTTTCTTTCAAGCCATCTAGTATAAAGGACAATTTAAATAAACGTGAGGTGAAGTGATATGCACCCTAACTGGTAttatcagatgctttcttaactatTTTTTcactattgtttattttgttactgAGAGGAAAGTGGAAACATCGCTTTCAGCATTGTGGGCATAGTCAAGATGATCACTGAATgcataagcctttaaatgtcactttaagctgtatagaagtgtcttaaaaatatctagtaaaatattatttactgtcatcatggctaagataaaataaatcagctattagaaatgagttattaaaactattatgtttagaaatgtgttgaaaaaaaacctctctccgttaaagagaaattggggaaaaaaataaacggggctaataattcagggggactaataattctgactataactgtatatatatatatatatatatatatatatatatatatatatatatatatatatatatatatatatatatatatatagctgcttAGGCAGATCAAACTTCTTTTACCCCTAAAcgaaaaataaagtatattgtaAGTTTGAGTATACTGAGGCCTTGAGTGAGTGACAGAGATGAGGAGGGTACTGCAGGAGAAGGGGAATGTACCAAGTGCCATTTGGGAACAGCTGCCATTCCTGAGTGAAGTGTTTATAGTGTAGCTAACAGGGAGTCAGGGAGATGCCTCACAGGGGGGCTTCGTGTGGTCCAGAGATGAGCATTTAGCCAAGAATACTTCAAAATCCCACAGGCCTCAGAGCGCCACCGGTGTTGGCTTTCACCGCGAGCGCAAAACAGCATTGCAAACATCACACAAACTGGTATATATATTTCAATGTGAAGCAATCGGAACaacacacattttatttgactttttttgttcaaataaacTTTAAGTACATTACTTCAAGcatcaaaatatttttgttctttttagcaactgttttttaaaacatattttcccGTTATTTTCCCTCATAATTtagctaaaaaatatatattttttattatttttgtcaattcattacattattttatcatttctaacttaaaattataaaactcaaCAGTGTATTCATGAATTTCCTTCCAAACTGTCATTATTAAGATTTAAAAACCCTCAAAAAATAATTCAGCCGTAAAGCTGAGTACATTCTTCAGTTCATGGAGAGCAAAAGTACCTTATCAGCCATTGTAAACAAGGACATAAACCATGATTTCTGGAATTACACCTTTCAGCGACTCCCCGTTTTCCCATGAAGAGCACCTGATCTTGGCGAAGGCAGCAGCAATAGGAAGAGACGGCAGGGATGAGCAGAGACAGAAAGTGAGAAAGAGGGATGTGTTGACGGTCTCCATGACGCTGTACTTTAAATCCTCAGGCATGGGCTCTCAAAACATCTGCACATAAGAGACACAGTGTAAACATATGGTGTGTGAGACTGGACATATGGCAAATAGACGCACACACTTACGTCACACTTCCACACATGCCAGTAATTGCATGTAGACATATAAAACACAcgacatgcacacatacactaacaCAAACAGTACAGACAGCCTATTCATCTCACTCATATACAGGTGGTGTCCATATTCATCTGCACAAAAGATGTTGGCAGAAATGTTATTGTTATGCTTCTGTTCTTTAAATTGGTCTCTTACCTTTTTTGATCTTCGtcctaaaaaagaaaaatggtAAGAGCATTAGATTTGGCACaagtaaatgaaagaaaaacaacgCTTTTTAACATCATTTAATTTGTGATAAAcagattcactgtaaaaaaaaaaaaatttgatcaaAAGTCATGGCAATGTATGATTATTTATGTTAACCTgcttaatcaggtttcaactttaaaaaaagttataatatttttaacttaATGTGTAACTGATGTAAGTTGAAAAGATTTAGTTATGTTGATTCAATttaggtgctgtatgtaagtttttgactcctctaaagcataaaaataccataatatgtttacagaaatgtaaggaacatgctaagtgaacatatttgtttatctgaaaaacaatcctgaagttgaaaatgtgttttccgtgctggaacatctgtctttgttttggtcattttaacctgcccaatgccaatttagccaattatattacagcaccccgggttgccttggaggaaaactgcatatttcattcattcattctgaacGGCTCTCTAAGCATGTACTCGTGCCCGAAATGCGACCTCCtttggacagtagcagactccgaaatgagtcccccgtgtcctaacaacacgctatgtgacgagatatgcagtgatgagcaatttagCTTTTAACGaaacgacagaaatttaaatacagccatttagaagcacagaatatgcactcatgAAGCGGTAAGGTTTagaatctatttaatacatattaacactctttaacattattaaatgtacatgctgaatcactgatgtgtatttagttctaaagtttaattttcaaacgttttttttttttttcaagatctgaggtgaactatctgctgctgctttcagtattatggcaataaatgtcacgttaaATGTCATTCaagctcacattattagcatttaacattgaataaagcacacgaggtgtacctgaggtgatcattgtaatagttttttgttgttcacctgtgagaaataaaagctgtttctaatatatcaattcgaggtgttggtttggacaaaaactcattttaatatggaaaatattccttctatccaGTGCCGTTACTTTTATTTAGAACTCTGTTTAATTCACTCACTCCTGTCCTCAATTTAACAACCTGCTCTTGCGTTttttttgatccaggagtgcaatacctagttcaaccactgggtgtcaaacctacatactgcatctttaagtcaacatttttttttagtgtTGCCTTGATCATTTTCTAAATTACCAGTCACACTATTgcataaaaatatgttaattgGAGCTGAGATTAAAGATGACGGGATATAAACTTATTTAAACTTACAGTACTTGTCTTCCTATGACAAAGATAAATTACGATGTAGTTTTTATTTCCATCTAATgcacaatgaaattaaaaaagtcaattaattaaaataaaaataaatcttaatacgGTCATACTCAAAATAACAGGCATAGTGTTTGCtcttaattgtccatagtgttaaaaaaacattttaaatgagggaTTGACAGTGTGATTGTCCTAACAGTGATTTGTGATAAACAAACGGCTTACCTGCAAGAAACTGAGGCAGCATATAACACAGAATTACTAGCATGGCGATTATAAACCCAAAGACTGCGATATACCACATGGTAGAGTCAGGTTCTGTAATACAAAGCAAAAAAGTCTGAGTGCTGAAATCTGACATACTGTAAATGCCTGCCACCTAGTGGTTAgttgtagtattaactataatggAGACAGGGAGTCAGGGACTTTCCAATTGAGCAAATGAATCAGGTTCACCTGTAACTACAAGGTAAAAGCTCTTGCGGACAGGGGTGAGCAAAGACTTATGGGAAACTCTGCAGGTGTATTTATATCCAGAGTCTTCTAGGCCAGGCTGTAGATAGAAGAAGGCTGAGAGCGAATATGTGCCATCTTGATGTATTCGATGACTGGAGTACAGAACGTTCTTCAAGAACAAAGGTGTAGGGCTTCCTCCATGTGGCTCACGGTACCACTCAATGTTTACGTCCAGTGGATAGTAGTTTTCTGCTTCACAGATTAGCTTCTGGTCCTGATCAACTACCATAGACAAGGTGGAGCCCACGTTCAGAGACACACGGGGCTGTTCTGTAGTGTAACAGATACAAAAAAGGCATTAAAGTGAtggtttacttaaaaaaagtataCTTCTGTCATTGTTTGGACCCTAATGTTCATTCAGTCCTCTATGACTGTATGATTTTCTCTGAAAATACAACTTAAAGGATGTTTTGGCTGTTCTTGCCAATGCAATAAAGTCAGTAGGGTCCAAAATAACATTTGAGTCCACTGACTTTCATTGTTTGAAAGCCCCCCCccctaaatatctttttttgttttccacAGAAGATTTGGAATAGTATGAGAgtgattaaacatttatttgaaataattttgaAGGCATTATTATATAAAGGATTATTTCAATGAATATGTGCTAaatttaaatcaaaaagtttatattaaaaaaatgttatttatttttaatatttagtcttaaaaaatgtattttgtttcaattaaatgaattgcataatatatattataaaacattattattctataatatctatatatgTCTTCTTACCACTTAGGCTAAGAGGAATATCATGGCTGCCAAAGAGAGGAGGAACCATCACAGAGCAGACATATGTGCCCTCACTGTGTTTTCTGGTTGGTTCAAGCTTAAATGAGGCGTTTCCGCCAGCAATGGTCTTGACAGTAACTCCTCTGCCTTCACTTTTACCAGTGCGGCTGGAGTAGCTAAAAAGCTTGGTCCGTTCGCCATGTCGTTGAAGTCTCCACTCCACTGTTGCATTGGGCAGTTTATGATCCACTGCAAACTGACAGTGCAGCTCTGGCTCTTTCAAGAATCCCACCTCAACAGAGGGAGTCCGGGTCAAAACAACCATTGCAGCTGGAAAACACATAAGGAAGACACTTTAAAATATCCAGGGTTTATCCTGCAAAGAGAATTACGAGGTGGCCAGACCCTAAGTCATGCTTAAGCCCTGGTCATGCATTTAATATTAgcctttgtaaatatattttatttgataaaattacAAGAATGATGCAAAATCGGGATACCACTTTCGAGCAAGGAAAAACCATGATATGGTATAGAAAATATGACAGTCCCTTGATTGCAGTGGTATTCCAAAATTAGGAAGCAAAGTCAACCAAAAAATTTCATAACATTACACTATAAAGAGGCGGTTtagtccactgtggcgacccctgattaataaaggcactaagccgaaaagaaaattaatgaatgaacactaTAAAGAAAACAACAACCTACATTTAGATGCTATTTTGAAGTAGAGCTTGCTTTCACTTGTGAATCGTTATGTTTAGGTAATATAAATTTAGATGGATTGATTAATAAAGACAAGAAACTGTTATTTATTCTTCTGGCAGCCATTAAAAAAGTAAGTAcaaaaaatggttaaaattaGAGTCACCTATAGTTGAAGAATGGATTGATACAGTGCACACTATGTATGTCATGTATCTTTTTCATTAAGAACACAGACTGAATAGTTTTTCTAAATTGGAGTAAATGTATTGAGTATATTTCACCAATAAGCCCGGATTTTTCTTGATTTGtaacttttaaatgtaatattttgtgtctatatatatatatatatatatatatatatatatatatatatatatatatatatatatatatatatatatagacacaaaatatgtctatatatatatatatatgtctatatatgtctatatatatatatatatatatatatatatatatatatattcttcttaaaaggaaatattttaaaggaTTTGTAGCTCCCCAGGTTTTActgtttatagttgttgttgttaaagaGAAGAAAATACAAAGCATATGTAAGATCTGTAAGTCTCTTTCTGTATGAGAGATTATGTAAGTTgttatgtaaaatatgtattttcttttgaaaactcaaaagaaaaaaaacaaaacaaccactTCTACATTGCTTTCTTTACATTAATAATGTGATaaattttctgtttattaaagttatttcCAAAAATGTGACTTTCATTATCGTGTAGTAAgtcatttttctgtattttgtggaataaaataataaatactaccAACACTGtctatacaacaacaacaacaacaacaaccagttATGCATATTGTATAAGACAATAAATATGGCTTTTTTAAAATAGGGCTTGTTATAATGACACagtattttttaagtgttttgagttcaaataattgtttcccagtactgggttgcggctggaagggcatccgctatgtaaaacatatgctggattagttggcggggaataagctaaaggaaaatgaacgaatgaatgaatgaatgaaagttggcggttcattctgctgtggcgatccctgatgaataaacttTGTTTGTCTGTTTAGTTTTAActagttcatttttttttactgttttaactgTTTAGTTAACATGACATAACTCAAAGAAATATAAGTCAAACTTTT
This genomic interval from Danio aesculapii chromosome 15, fDanAes4.1, whole genome shotgun sequence contains the following:
- the dhrs13b.2 gene encoding tapasin-related protein translates to MIVPRTRIHNMFWTFCGFILALVCLGVNGSQPLRDVQWLPCQFVDEKVHINEEGHAETKYIHRESVLQFGKDGDSALHPAITFLVTGSKVDMGRYLEGSEDTLQCEIRRYSTGGIVMRWPVAGAQEYDVWFTCTLRHTQGLFVITSFLRHTPAAPVQGQVDFLQWMSVSDRDLLTTSAAMVVLTRTPSVEVGFLKEPELHCQFAVDHKLPNATVEWRLQRHGERTKLFSYSSRTGKSEGRGVTVKTIAGGNASFKLEPTRKHSEGTYVCSVMVPPLFGSHDIPLSLSEQPRVSLNVGSTLSMVVDQDQKLICEAENYYPLDVNIEWYREPHGGSPTPLFLKNVLYSSHRIHQDGTYSLSAFFYLQPGLEDSGYKYTCRVSHKSLLTPVRKSFYLVVTEPDSTMWYIAVFGFIIAMLVILCYMLPQFLAGRRSKKMF